The Thermococcus sp. genomic sequence AGGCGTGCCCAGCCACAGGACGTTGGATTTCTCGTGGAGAGCGAGGTCCTTGAGAAGCTCAAGCCGAAGATAATAAAGGCGGCTTTCATGATAAGGCGCGCGGTATACGAGGGCAGGCCCATACTGCTGAGGCACCACTCCGATGCAGATGGCTACACCTCCGGTCTCGCCCTGGAGTACGCGATAGTCCCATTAATAGAGCAGATTTCACCTGATTCCCAGGCCAGATGGAAGCTCTTCAAGAGGAGGCCTAGCAGGGCGCCCTTCTACGAGATTGAAGATGTGCTTAAGGACATAATCTTTATGGTTGAGGACCACGAGAAGTTCGGTGACCCCCTGCCGCTGGTTGTAATAGTGGACAACGGCGGGACGAGCGAAGACATACCCGCTTACAAGCGCATAAGGGCCTACGGCGTTCCAATAGTTGTAATAGATCACCACGACCCGCGTGAGTGGGTGAGCGAGGATAAAGCCAAGGTCGATGACTACGTTGATGTCCACGTCAACCCCCACCACGTAAAGCGCGGCTATTATGAACTTACCGCCGGAATGCTGGCGACAGAGGTGGCCCGTTTCATCAACCCGGAGGTCGAGGACAGAATCAAGCATCTGCCGGCAATAGCGGGAACCGGAGACAGGAGCAAGGCACCGGAGTTCTACCAGTACGTCAAGATAGCGAAGGAGGCCAAGGGCCTCACCGAGGAGGATCTCAAGAGGATAGCGGAGGTCATAGACCACGAGGCCTTCTACTGGAAGTTCATGGACGGACACGGCATCATAGATGAAATCCTCCTCCTGACGGGTAACCTCCAGAGGCACAGGGCGCTGATAGATGCGATTTACCCAGAGGTGAAGGAAAAGCAGGAGAAAGCCCTTAAGGCTTCCCTGCCTCACGTCAAGAGCGTCGTCCTTCCGAATGGCATAAGGTTCAACACGATAGACATCGAGCTGTTCGCCCCGAAGTTTTCTTACCCCTCCCCGGGCAAGCTCTCCGGCTTGATTCACGACCACTTTAAGGAGGAGTACGGTGAGGATGCGCCGATACTAACGCTTGCTTACGGCCCGGACTTCGCGGTGGTGAGGGCCGCGGACGGGATGGCGGCATACAACTTTGACCTGAACGAGATAATCCCAAAACTCCAGGAAGCGTTACCGAGCGCCGGAATAGAGGGCGGCGGCCACAGTTACGCCGGTTCGATTAAATTTTTCGAGGGTATGAGGAAGGAAGTCCTCGAGGAGTTCGCCAAGCAGGTGGTTAAGCTGAAGCGGGTTGACCCCCTTAACCTTTTTAACCCACCGCGAGAAACCTCTGAACGGAGGAATGCGAATGAAAGTTGTTCTTGAAGTGACCTTCAGGATGGGCGGTGTTTCCTACCGCGGCTACCGCTGGGAGGAGGATGCGCTTGTTTTTGAGTTTGAGAGGCTTGGAGATGCCTTCATCCAGGTTCTCAGTGACAGGAAGGTTGAGGAGGAAATTGAAAAGGCTCCTGCCAGAGTTCTGGTCGAGCTGAAGACGAAAGAAGGAGGAAAGGTCTTCGAGGCCTTTGAGAGGGATGGCCTCTACCTTGCGACCGAGCCTTAGGTTTTTATATTCCCTCTCTAACTTTCTCCGGTGATGCCCATGTTTATGGCCGAGTTCAAGCTCAGGTTTGGGGAGAAAAAGTGGTACGTTCGGAGAATCGTCGAGGCATCTAATGTGAAGGAGGCAGAGGAGAAGGCGAGGCACTACGCGGAGCTTATGAACCGCGGAGAAATCGAGTGGAAGCTGAGTTATGTTATCGAAGCCGGGAGGCCGCTCCTCATCGGCGACGAGGAGCTTGAGAAGCTCTCAGCGTGATATCTCGCAGGCAAGGTTTTCTTCCATTATTCCCCTCACTTCTTCGACCCTTTTGGTGTGACCGAGGGCGTACATGAGCTTCGTGAGCGTTGTCTCCTTCGTCATATCCCCAGCGGGTATAATCCCCGCCTCGAGCG encodes the following:
- a CDS encoding DHH family phosphoesterase — translated: MVVKDCPECHGTGKIKVGEKECPVCGGWGYVPADFKVGDKLKGYRNLNYLGVEDEVDEIPCPECHGKGTVPVYDTCPVCGGTGKVLACDICGRVKGPWEPGMETTWVCPDCLRKYKVVYVLDKTCDYEDVEVGSVYKGIIERVERFGVFVALNPHVTGLIKRKDLLGGREYKPGDEILVQVLDVRPDKREVDLVESALRHYKEVVVRKELPVTLTKDLSKDMAGRTVRLRGEVTQIQVTGGPTVFTITDGTGITWVAAFEAPGVRAYPNINVGDIVEVIGKIAFHSGEIQIEASDMVRLWGPEAAEVKKRIGEELDRRAQPQDVGFLVESEVLEKLKPKIIKAAFMIRRAVYEGRPILLRHHSDADGYTSGLALEYAIVPLIEQISPDSQARWKLFKRRPSRAPFYEIEDVLKDIIFMVEDHEKFGDPLPLVVIVDNGGTSEDIPAYKRIRAYGVPIVVIDHHDPREWVSEDKAKVDDYVDVHVNPHHVKRGYYELTAGMLATEVARFINPEVEDRIKHLPAIAGTGDRSKAPEFYQYVKIAKEAKGLTEEDLKRIAEVIDHEAFYWKFMDGHGIIDEILLLTGNLQRHRALIDAIYPEVKEKQEKALKASLPHVKSVVLPNGIRFNTIDIELFAPKFSYPSPGKLSGLIHDHFKEEYGEDAPILTLAYGPDFAVVRAADGMAAYNFDLNEIIPKLQEALPSAGIEGGGHSYAGSIKFFEGMRKEVLEEFAKQVVKLKRVDPLNLFNPPRETSERRNANESCS